In a single window of the Thiohalophilus sp. genome:
- the bioD gene encoding dethiobiotin synthase, with amino-acid sequence MTEAAYPGVFVTGTDTEIGKTVCSCLLIDALRQRGLRVAGMKPVASGGQYQQGRLVNDDALKLQQQSGLNPAYEWVNPYVFEPPVAPHLAARQAGEIIRPEPIQQAFSRLKTDADQVVVEGVGGWRVPLAEGFSVSDLPQLLNLPVVLVIGMRLGCLNHALLTIESIEHSGSKLLGWMANYLDPGFDAQQANFKTLESRLKAPCLAQIPYHCEPFTPTQQRELAASINISWL; translated from the coding sequence ATGACTGAGGCAGCATACCCGGGTGTATTTGTGACCGGCACCGATACGGAGATCGGTAAAACCGTTTGCAGTTGTCTGTTGATCGACGCCTTGCGGCAGCGTGGCTTGCGCGTGGCCGGTATGAAGCCGGTCGCCAGCGGCGGCCAGTATCAGCAAGGGCGACTGGTCAATGACGATGCCCTGAAATTGCAGCAACAGTCCGGCCTGAACCCGGCTTATGAGTGGGTCAATCCGTATGTCTTCGAGCCCCCTGTTGCCCCTCATCTGGCCGCCCGACAGGCCGGGGAGATCATCCGCCCCGAACCGATTCAACAGGCATTTTCCCGATTAAAAACCGATGCCGATCAGGTCGTGGTCGAGGGCGTGGGCGGCTGGCGAGTGCCGTTGGCGGAAGGGTTCTCCGTGTCCGATCTGCCGCAGTTGCTAAACCTGCCAGTGGTACTGGTGATCGGGATGCGTCTGGGTTGTCTTAATCATGCACTGTTAACGATAGAAAGTATCGAACACAGCGGTAGCAAACTGCTGGGCTGGATGGCCAATTACCTCGATCCCGGTTTCGATGCGCAACAGGCGAATTTCAAAACGCTTGAATCCCGTCTTAAAGCGCCTTGTCTGGCGCAGATCCCCTACCATTGTGAACCCTTCACCCCGACACAACAGCGAGAACTGGCTGCAAGCATAAATATAAGCTGGTTGTAA
- the ctaD gene encoding cytochrome c oxidase subunit I: MSTVAATHEHQHPTGITRWLFTTNHKDIGTLYLWFAFIMFLLGGTMAMVIRAELFQPGMQVVDPHFFNQMTTMHGLIMVFGAVMPAFVGLANWQIPLMIGAPDMALPRMNNWSFWILPFAGTMLISTLFMEGGGPAFGWTFYAPLSTTFAPASTDFFIFAIHLLGFSSIMGAINIIATILNMRAPGMTLMKMPLFVWTWLITAFLLIAVMPVLAGAVTMMLTDRNFGTSFFDAAGGGDPVLFQHVFWFFGHPEVYIMILPAFGVVSQIIPTFARKPLFGYASMVYATAAIAFLSFIVWAHHMFTVGMPVAGELYFMYATVMIAVPTAVKVFNWTATMWKGSMTFEAPMLWAIAFVFLFTIGGFTGLMLGVAPADFQYHDTYFVVAHFHYVLVTGAVFAIIAGVYYWLPKWTGNMYSETLAKWHFWLSAISVNVLFFPMHFVGLAGMPRRIPDYSPMFAEFNMMASLGGFVFGASQLLFLYIIIKTIRGGEKATSKVWEGAEGLEWSIPSPAPYHTFETPPQVK; encoded by the coding sequence ATGAGTACAGTAGCTGCGACACACGAGCATCAACACCCGACGGGTATTACGCGTTGGCTGTTTACGACCAACCATAAAGATATCGGTACCCTGTATCTGTGGTTCGCGTTCATCATGTTCCTGCTGGGCGGGACCATGGCTATGGTCATTCGTGCCGAGCTGTTCCAGCCGGGCATGCAGGTCGTCGACCCGCACTTCTTTAACCAGATGACCACCATGCACGGCCTGATTATGGTCTTCGGGGCGGTCATGCCGGCCTTCGTCGGTCTGGCCAACTGGCAGATTCCATTGATGATCGGCGCGCCGGACATGGCACTGCCGCGCATGAACAACTGGTCCTTCTGGATTCTGCCGTTTGCCGGCACCATGCTGATCAGCACCCTGTTCATGGAAGGCGGCGGCCCGGCGTTCGGTTGGACTTTCTACGCGCCGTTGTCCACCACCTTCGCACCGGCGAGTACTGACTTCTTTATCTTTGCGATTCACTTGCTCGGCTTTTCGTCCATCATGGGCGCGATCAACATCATTGCGACCATTTTGAACATGCGTGCGCCGGGCATGACCCTGATGAAGATGCCGCTGTTCGTCTGGACCTGGCTGATTACCGCCTTCCTGCTGATTGCGGTGATGCCGGTTCTGGCCGGGGCGGTAACTATGATGCTGACCGACCGCAACTTCGGCACCAGCTTCTTTGATGCGGCCGGTGGTGGTGACCCGGTTCTGTTCCAGCATGTGTTCTGGTTCTTCGGTCATCCCGAGGTGTATATCATGATCCTGCCGGCCTTCGGCGTGGTCTCGCAGATCATCCCGACGTTCGCGCGCAAGCCGCTGTTCGGTTATGCCTCGATGGTCTATGCCACCGCGGCGATTGCGTTCCTCTCGTTCATCGTCTGGGCGCATCATATGTTTACTGTCGGAATGCCGGTCGCGGGTGAGCTGTACTTTATGTACGCGACGGTCATGATTGCCGTGCCCACCGCGGTCAAGGTCTTCAACTGGACCGCAACCATGTGGAAGGGATCGATGACCTTCGAGGCCCCGATGCTGTGGGCGATTGCCTTTGTTTTCCTGTTCACCATCGGCGGCTTTACCGGCCTGATGCTGGGTGTCGCGCCGGCTGACTTCCAGTACCACGATACCTATTTCGTGGTCGCGCATTTCCACTATGTACTGGTCACCGGGGCAGTCTTCGCTATCATTGCGGGTGTTTATTACTGGTTGCCGAAGTGGACCGGTAACATGTACAGCGAAACCCTGGCCAAGTGGCACTTCTGGCTGTCAGCCATCTCAGTCAATGTGCTGTTCTTCCCGATGCATTTTGTCGGTCTGGCCGGTATGCCGCGACGGATTCCGGACTATTCGCCGATGTTCGCCGAGTTCAACATGATGGCCTCTCTTGGCGGCTTCGTCTTCGGTGCCAGTCAGTT
- the coxB gene encoding cytochrome c oxidase subunit II: MSANTITRKLRSFLYAVLLLGPGSAFAEYKLNMPETVTVVGKEIFGLHMLVLWIVTIVGIGVFGVIIYSLFKHRKSKGAVASQFHESTTVEVIWTIIPLVILVLIAIPATKTLLKYEDTGNADVTVKATGWQWKWQYEYLDEGVSFFSNLDQASNEARQKDSGVDVRTVENYLLDVDNPIVVPVNKKVRILTTSNDVIHAWWVPDLGVKRDAIPGYINESWFKATETGTYRGQCAELCGINHGFMPIVVKVVAENEYNDWVAEQKAAAAAANAGSDREWTKDELMARGEEVYKGTCAACHQANGQGIPGAFPSLAGGALTTGPAEGHIDIVLNGKSGTAMQAFGPQLNDADLAAVITYERNSWGNSASVVQPSDVKAAR, from the coding sequence ATGTCGGCAAATACGATAACGAGAAAGCTCCGAAGCTTCCTATATGCTGTTTTGCTGTTGGGGCCGGGCAGCGCGTTCGCGGAATATAAACTGAATATGCCCGAGACTGTCACGGTCGTCGGCAAGGAGATATTCGGTCTGCATATGCTGGTGCTCTGGATTGTTACTATCGTCGGTATCGGCGTTTTCGGGGTGATCATCTATTCACTGTTTAAACATCGCAAATCAAAAGGCGCGGTGGCATCCCAGTTTCACGAAAGCACGACCGTGGAGGTCATCTGGACGATTATACCGCTGGTGATTCTGGTACTGATTGCGATTCCGGCTACCAAAACCCTGCTCAAATATGAAGATACGGGCAATGCCGATGTGACCGTCAAGGCAACCGGTTGGCAGTGGAAGTGGCAATATGAATACCTGGACGAAGGTGTGAGCTTTTTCAGTAATCTCGATCAGGCCAGCAACGAGGCCCGGCAGAAAGATTCCGGTGTCGATGTGCGAACTGTTGAAAATTACCTGTTGGATGTCGACAATCCGATCGTGGTTCCAGTGAACAAGAAAGTCCGCATCCTGACCACTTCCAATGACGTTATCCACGCCTGGTGGGTGCCCGATCTCGGCGTCAAGCGTGATGCGATTCCCGGGTATATTAATGAAAGCTGGTTCAAGGCCACCGAAACCGGCACCTATCGCGGCCAGTGCGCCGAGCTGTGCGGTATAAATCATGGCTTTATGCCCATCGTGGTCAAAGTTGTCGCCGAAAATGAATACAACGACTGGGTTGCCGAACAAAAAGCAGCGGCCGCAGCAGCCAACGCGGGCAGTGATCGTGAATGGACCAAGGATGAACTGATGGCTCGTGGTGAAGAAGTCTATAAGGGAACCTGCGCCGCCTGCCATCAGGCGAATGGACAAGGTATTCCGGGAGCCTTCCCGTCATTGGCAGGTGGTGCATTGACCACCGGTCCGGCGGAAGGCCATATTGACATCGTCTTGAACGGTAAGAGCGGTACCGCCATGCAGGCCTTTGGCCCACAGCTGAATGATGCCGATCTGGCCGCAGTTATCACCTATGAACGCAACAGCTGGGGTAACAGCGCCAGTGTTGTACAACCGTCAGACGTTAAGGCAGCGCGCTAA
- the bioC gene encoding malonyl-ACP O-methyltransferase BioC — translation MQQNDAQIIDKRQARGAFDRAAGSYDQAAVLQREVADRILERLDYIKHVPQRLLDVGCGTGYTLQPLARRYPGSEIWALDVSLNMLGQARRKPSLWQKFRGRFRYVAGDAEQLPMADASVDMIFSSLAMQWCVDLDRTFAEMRRVLKPDGLLMFSTFGPDTLRELRHCFESVDDYSHTNQFIDMHDIGDALLRSGFGDPVMDMEMLTVTYDDVMAIMRDLKQIGAHNVTQGRARGLTGKRRMQAVSKAYEQFRQDQRLPVSYEVLYGHAWAMDNIEQGCAVPQSVNVSFDAGRS, via the coding sequence ATGCAACAAAATGATGCACAGATAATCGATAAACGTCAGGCCCGGGGCGCGTTTGATCGCGCCGCGGGCAGCTATGATCAGGCGGCCGTATTACAACGCGAGGTGGCCGATCGTATTCTGGAGCGGCTGGATTATATCAAGCATGTACCGCAACGGCTGCTGGATGTCGGTTGCGGGACCGGCTATACCCTGCAACCCCTCGCTCGACGCTATCCCGGCAGCGAAATCTGGGCGCTGGACGTCTCGCTCAATATGCTGGGACAGGCACGGCGCAAACCGTCGTTGTGGCAAAAGTTTCGCGGTCGGTTTCGCTATGTGGCCGGTGATGCCGAGCAATTACCCATGGCTGATGCCAGTGTGGATATGATCTTCTCCAGTCTGGCGATGCAGTGGTGCGTGGATCTGGATCGGACTTTTGCCGAAATGCGTCGGGTTCTCAAGCCGGACGGTTTGCTGATGTTCAGTACTTTCGGTCCTGATACGCTCAGGGAGCTGCGCCACTGTTTTGAATCCGTCGATGATTATTCACATACCAATCAGTTTATCGATATGCATGATATAGGCGATGCCTTGTTACGTAGCGGGTTCGGCGACCCGGTCATGGATATGGAGATGCTGACGGTGACCTATGATGATGTCATGGCTATTATGCGCGATCTTAAACAGATCGGTGCACATAATGTCACCCAGGGACGCGCCCGTGGCCTGACAGGCAAGCGGCGTATGCAGGCGGTGAGCAAGGCGTATGAACAATTTCGTCAGGATCAACGCCTGCCTGTGTCTTATGAAGTGCTGTACGGCCATGCCTGGGCAATGGATAATATCGAACAAGGTTGTGCGGTGCCTCAATCGGTTAATGTGTCCTTTGACGCCGGCCGATCATGA